A stretch of Colletotrichum lupini chromosome 2, complete sequence DNA encodes these proteins:
- a CDS encoding WD repeat domain-containing protein encodes MHENCPATGTDMTWTDRGTPAFCRCPSIAVSGLSYLIRYDERYFGLAQASAIALTTSQSIANLISSYRGLRGALPLLYKMRTLDEAQKRWTETLKHAGNLSDLQNAVRYNGPSSPCISGLRSICWKAFLLMPDVPSSYWVPQLAESRSFYLERRDHFLKFIKHPEELAQVAIDPLTDDPKVSSMKPVSQLQIFNSHVIQSPWNTVRQDEIIRAEIAQDVRRLPDEPFYQEEQTQTMIIDALFVYCKLHPNSGGYRQGMHELLAPILFVVNKDALDAAAISPIGTNVDTKMLAMLDSLYVEHDAFALFSKIMERARAFYEVQDSISRAAMSSASKDRVETSAIVEKSKHIHEVCLAKVDPELANHLKDIEILPQIFLIRWIRLLFGREFPFDETLVLWDTLFAVDSSLSLIDLICVAMLLRIRWSLLEADYSVCLQLLLKYPAPEAPHGPHTFVDDAMYLKTHLNVSGGVSLLLKYTGKMPSTTQSASNSRPTTPMGQAFSSFRNRTKGGQSPIPSASRFIQQQGGVEALFQGAAKSVLERGEKLGINQAVRDAMGDIKRNMQGLNEVRYPPRMARQLLGDDSAAQAIAAIEQRNKLLANMLDETVTSLRSLATTNLEDKVKMLELVEVAAAKVQFVKVYLEDPTIEVPNLEGFTSPPPEEANTETLMEIDANDSAVLGAAVAAESVAGVISTLSLDEHEKTKPPTSKTAIPDVMDITQEAPADKPAEHPSALVSSPKADAPRVKPLERPQPPIPTRSTLAQSSFSWMLEPDQSAQSASPPKLPKSSSGGAHRKKPSGNISRERNAFLFGEVVADSEDQTMPIKSDDIFGLQPMDKPKSPFPSQLYDNYDVMLAQRCVVLIRSREIRPLQYWTIARLSHENRRTFSISSHLRFLSLLVESYQRRAINEADCGNHWAPNDQILILVVPQ; translated from the exons ATGCACGAAAATTGTCCGGCGACTGGCACTGACATGACTTGGACCGATCGCGGG ACCCCTGCATTCTGTCGCTGCCCCTCCATCGCAGTTTCTGGGCTCTCTTACCTCATCAGGTACGACGAGCGGTACTTTGGCTTGGCCCAAGCTTCCGCCATCGCCCT AACTACATCCCAATCCATCGCCAACCTGATCTCTTCTTATCGCG GTCTCAGGGGAGCATTGCCTCTTCTCTATAAGATGAGGACGCTCGATGAAGCCCA GAAACGATGGACCGAGACATTAAAACATGCTGGGAATCTGTCAGACTTGCAAAATGCAGTCAGATATAACGGGCCTTCCAGTCCGTGCATTTCGGGACTCCGATCAATCTGTTGGAAG GCATTCTTGCTGATGCCAGACGTTCCATCATCGTACTGGGTGCCTCAGCTTGCCGAATCGCGAAGTTTCTATTTAGAAAGACGAGATCACTTCTTGAAGTTCATCAAGCACCCCGAGGAGCTGGCCCAAGTCGCCATTGATCCGTTGACGGACGATCCAAAGGTGAGCAGCATGAAGCCAGTGTCTCAGTTACAGATCTTTAACTCACATGTTATCCAGTCACCGTGGAATACTGTTCGACAGGACGAGATAATTAGGGCCGAGATTGCACAAGACGTTCGCCGATTGCCAGATGAGCCATTCTATCAAGAGGAGCAGACGCAGACAATGATTATTGATGCATTGTTCGTGTATTGTAAGCTCCATCCCAATAGTGGTGGGTATCGTCAGGGTATGCATGAACTTCTTGCGCCCATCCTCTTTGTTGTTAACAAGGACGCGCTTGATGCCGCGGCTATCTCGCCCATTGGCACCAATGTCGATACGAAAATGCTAGCCATGCTAGACTCTCTGTACGTTGAGCATGACGCATTTGCCTTATTCTCTAAGATCATGGAAAGGGCAAGGGCGTTCTATGAAGTCCAAGACTCGATCTCAAGGGCAGCGATGTCGTCTGCTTCCAAAGACCGGGTGGAAACATCGGCCATTGTCGAGAAGAGCAAGCACATACATGAGGTTTGTTTGGCCAAGGTCGATCCTGAGCTGGCGAACCATCTCAAAGACATTGAAATTCTGCCACAAATCTTCCTAAT CCGTTGGATTCGTCTCCTCTTTGGACGGGAGTTTCCCTTTGATGAAACGCTCGTGCTGTGGGATACCCTCTTCGCGGTCGATTCGTCTCTCAGTCTGATCGATCTAATTTGCGTCGCTATGCTTCTTCGCATCCGCTGGAGTT TGCTCGAGGCGGACTACTCCGTTTGTTTGCAACTGCTTCTCAAGTACCCGGCACCGGAAGCTCCTCACGGGCCGCATACATTTGTGGATGATGCGATGTATCTGAAGACACACCTCAATGTCTCAGGTGGCGTTTCGCTCCTCTTGAAATACACCGGCAAAATGCCCAGTACAACACAATCTGCTAGCAATTCGAGGCCCACGACACCAATGGGCCAAGCTTTCTCATCCTTCAGAAATCGGACCAAGGGTGGCCAGTCACCAATTCCGTCTGCGAGTAGGTTTATTCAACAGCAAGGTGGTGTGGAAGCACTTTTTCAAGGCGCAGCCAAAAGCGTTTTAGAGCGAGGCGAGAAACTTGGCATCAACCAAGCAGTACGAGACGCCATGGGCGATATCAAGAGAAACATGCAAGGGCTGAACGAAGTACGCTATCCTCCTCGGATGGCAAGGCAATTGCTTGGCGATGACTCGGCAGCCCAGGCCATCGCTGCCATTGAGCAACGGAATAAACTGCTGGCCAACATGTTAGACGAGACAGTGACAAGTCTCAGGTCGTTGGCTACTACTAATCTAGAAGACAAGGTCAAGATGTTGGAGCTTGTCGAGGTAGCGGCTGCCAAGGTGCAATTTGTAAAGGTTTACTTGGAAGACCCGACGATTGAAGTACCAAATCTGGAGGGCTTTACCAGCCCACCGCCGGAGGAGGCGAATACCGAGACCCTGATGGAAATAGACGCGAACGACAGTGCTGTGCTAGGGGCGGCGGTTGCTGCAGAGAGTGTGGCAGGCGTCATTTCGACATTGTCTCTGGATGAGCATGAAAAGACAAAACCCCCGACCTCGAAAACAGCCATTCCCGACGTCATGGACATTACACAAGAGGCACCCGCTGATAAACCAGCAGAACATCCGTCAGCTCTGGTTTCAAGCCCAAAAGCTGACGCACCTCGTGTGAAGCCATTGGAACGACCTCAACCGCCTATCCCAACACGATCAACCCTCGCCCAGTCTTCCTTCTCTTGGATGCTAGAACCAGACCAGTCTGCCCAGTCCGCCTCACCACCCAAGTTGCCCAAGTCGAGCTCAGGAGGCGCACACCGCAAGAAGCCGTCTGGGAATATCAGCAGGGAGCGCAACGCCTTTCTGTTCGGTGAGGTCGTCGCTGACTCCGAGGATCAGACTATGCCAATCAAGTCTGACGACATATTCGGACTACAGCCCATGGACAAGCCCAAGTCTCCCTTCCC GAGCCAGCTATACGATAACTACGATGTTATGCTCGCGCAGAGATGCGTCGTTCTCATTAGATCGAGAGAAATAAGGCCTTTACAATATTGGACTATCGCCAGACTTTCCCA TGAAAATAGACGTACATTCTCAATATCATCACACTTGAGATTTCTTTCACTTCTAGTGGAATCATACCAACGCAGAGCCATCAACGAGGCAGATTGTGGTAACCACTGGGCCCCAAATGATCAAATTTTGATTCTCGTTGTACCTCAATGA
- a CDS encoding adenylosuccinate lyase translates to MSGLDTYKTPLDGRYASEEAKKLFSQRNRHSTWRQLWLWLAESEKELGIDGISEEALEQMRAHLTLTDEDFKVAAVEEKRRRHDVMAHVHAFGQVAPAAAGIIHLGATSCFVTDNAELILMRNAMDLLLPKLAKVIHNLSQFALQHKELATLGFTHYQAAQLITVGRRAAQWIQDLCMDLKNIETARERLAFRGAMGTTGTQASFMEIFQGDGAKIDKLNDLLCEKAGFSKTYDISTQTYTRKTDLDVSNAICGLGATAMHITNDIRHLAHSKEMEEPFEKDQIGSSAMAYKRWHTSSHWMLAQAALTSDQDTFQRADTTTRNPMRSERICSLGRKLRSLPANFADTYADQWFERTLDDSAIRRIDIPEMFLLADAILLGLDNVTSGLVIYPEVIRAHVMEELPFMATENIIMKIVAKGGSRQEAHEEIRVLSHQAADVVKKQGGKNDLIERIKATEYFKPVWDSIDQLLDPNLFTGRSATMVQRYCGEGGPVQEQIKPYAEYIKNTGAAELNV, encoded by the exons ATGTCCGGACTTGACACGTACAAGACGCCCCTCGATGGCAGATATGCCAGCGAGGAGGCCAAGAAGCTGTTCTCCCAGCGCAACCGTCACTCCACCTGGAGACAGCTTTGGCTGTGGTTGGCCGAGA GCGAGAAGGAGCTTGGCATCGACGGAATCTCTGAGGAGGCTTTGGAGCAAATGAGAGCTCACCTGACATTGACCGATGAGGACTTCAAAGTGGCTGCCGTTGAGGAGAAGAGACGTCGTCATGACGTG ATGGCTC ACGTTCACGCTTTCGGCCAAGTTGCGCCTGCCGCCGCTGGCATTATTCACCTCG GGGCGACGAGCTGCTTCGTCACT GACAACGCAGAGCTCATCCTGATGAG AAATGCTATGGACCTTCTCTTGCCCAAGCTGGCCAAGGTCATTCACAACCTCTCTCAGTTCGCTCTTCAGCACAAGGA GCTCGCAACTCTGGGATTCACCCACTACCAGGCCGCACA ACTCATTACCGTGGGACGCCGCGCCGCACAATGGATCCAGGACTTGTGCATGGACTTGAAGAACATCGAGACCGCGCGCGAGCGTCTGGCCTTCCGTGGTGCGATGGGCACCACCGGAACCCAAGCTTCCTTCATGGAGATCTTCCAGGGTGACGGTGCCAAGATCGACAAGCTCAACGACCTTCTCTGTGAGAAGGCTGGCTTCTCTAAGACTTACGACATCTCAACCCAGACATACACCCGCAAGACCGATCTCGACGTCAGCAACGCTATTTGCGGCCTGGGCGCGACTGCCATGCACATCACCAATGACATCCGTCACCTCGCCCACTCCAAGGAGATGGAAGAGCCTTTTG AGAAGGACCAAATCGGTTCTTCGGCAAT GGCGTACAAGAG ATGGCACACGTCTTCACACTGGATGCTCGCACAGGCGGCCTTAACCAGCGACCAAGACACATTTCAACGAGCTGACACCACTACTAGAAACCCCATGCGCAGCGAGCGCATCTGCTCTCTCGGACGCAAG CTGCGCTCTTTGCCGGCCAACTTCGCGGATACGTACGCGGACCAGTGGT TTGAGCGCACGCTCGACGACTCTGCTATTCGGAGAATAGATATCCCCGAG ATGTTCCTCTTGGCCG ATGCCATCCTTCTCGGACTCGACAACGTCACGTCCGGCCTG GTCATCTACCCTGAGGTCATCCGCGCCCACGTGATGGAAGAGCTCCCCTTCATG GCAACCGAGAACATCATCATGAAGATCGTCGCCAAGGGCGGCTCGCGCCAGGAGGCCCACGAGGAGATCCGCGTTCTGTCCCACCAGGCCGCCGATGTCGTCAAGAAGCAGGGCGGCAAGAACGACCTCATCGAGCGCATCAAGGCCACCGAGTACTTCAAGCCCGTCTGGGACTCCATCGACCAGCTCCTGGACCCCAACCTGTTCACCGGTCGTTCCGCGACCATGGTCCAGCGCTACTGCGGCGAGGGCGGTCCTGTCCAGGAGCAGATCAAGCCCTACGCCGAGTACATCAAGAACACTGGCGCTGCCGAGCTCAACGTCTAA